A window from Chaetodon trifascialis isolate fChaTrf1 chromosome 5, fChaTrf1.hap1, whole genome shotgun sequence encodes these proteins:
- the cab39l1 gene encoding calcium binding protein 39, like 1 encodes MPFPFGKSQKSPAEIVKSLKENVAYMEKLDAGDKKCEKVAEEASKNLASLKEILSGTGDKEPQTEAVAQLAQELYNTNLLIALIANLQRIDFEGKKDVVHLFSNIVRRQIGTRTPTVEYISTHPQILFMLLKGYESAEVALNCGMMLRECLRHEPLARTVLFSGEFYHFFRYVELSTFDIASDAFASFKDLLTRHKIMCADFLENNYDKVFTEYEKLLHSDNYVTKRQSLKLLGELLLDRHNFTVMTKYISRAENLKLMMNMLRDNSRNIQFEAFHVFKVFVANPNKTQPVLDILLKNQTKLVEFLSHFQTDRSEDEQFCDEKNYLIKQIRDLKRPTAPEEA; translated from the exons ATGCCTTTTCCTTTTGGGAAGTCTCAGAAGAGTCCAGCTGAAATAGTGAAGAGTTTGAAAGAGAATGTGGCATACATGGAGAAGCTGGATGCTGGGGACAAAAAGTGCGAAAAG GTTGCAGAGGAGGCGTCTAAAAATCTGGCTTCCCTGAAGGAGATACTTAGTGGAACAGGTGACAAGGAGCCTCAAACTGAAGCGGTGGCTCAGCTGGCACAGGAGCTGTACAACACCAACCTCCTCATTGCTCTCATTGCAAACCTGCAGAGGATTGATTTTGAG GGGAAGAAGGATGTGGTTCATTTGTTCAGCAATATTGTGAGACGTCAGATTGGCACCCGTACACCCACGGTAGAATACATCTCTACACACCCACAGATCCTCTTCATGCTTCTGAAAGG atatgagagtgcAGAAGTGGCTCTAAACTGTGGAATGATGCTGAGAGAGTGCCTGCGTCATGAGCCTTTGGCACGTACTGTGCTCTTCTCTGGAGAATTCTACCACTTCTTCCGCTACGTGGAGCTCTCAACCTTTGACATCGCCTCAGACGCTTTCGCCTCATTCAAG GATCTCCTCACAAGACACAAGATCATGTGCGCAGATTTCCTGGAGAACAATTATGACAAG GTTTTTACAGAATACGAGAAGCTCCTGCATTCAGACAACTACGTCACCAAACGACAGTCTTTGAAG CTCCTCGGGGAACTTCTCCTGGATAGACACAACTTCACTGTCATGACAAAATACATCAGTCGGGCAGAGAACTTGAAGCTGATGATGAACATGCTAAGAGACAACAGCCGAAACATCCAGTTTGAAGCGTTCCATGTATTCAAG GTGTTTGTTGCAAACCCCAACAAGACTCAGCCCGTGCTGGACATACTGCTGAAGAACCAAACCAAGCTTGTTGAGTTCCTGAGCCACTTCCAGACCGACAGATCAGAGGATGAGCAGTTCTGCGACGAGAAGAACTATCTGATAAAGCAAATCCGCGACCTGAAGAGGCCCACGGCACCGGAGGAAGCTTAA